A window from Longimicrobium sp. encodes these proteins:
- a CDS encoding tetratricopeptide repeat protein yields MVDAAVTRRAAGTHDAHGLSERAAQEEGLGRWDAAARLYALTFRASVMDRDLGAAADALRGQARVRNHQRRHEEAEELALLSLEIAERNGLPQAAARAVNVLGVIRHSTGDWAGARPLYAQALNLALDLGDDDLAGLACQNAGVVAHLRGELYDARTLYLESIGSFVRSGNSVNCMNAYHNLGIVSVYLGEWLEAEVFFSRGIEIGERTSNAPGLARLYMNRSHPLIQVAELSRAIATVNRAEEEARIVEDRATLADVERFRGMLARMEGRAADADLHLARALAMAEGEGTGFVRGGIFWEFARLRAHQDRPGEARGFYGRAAAAFGAVGARYYEQAVTGELEALAR; encoded by the coding sequence ATGGTTGACGCAGCGGTGACCCGCCGGGCCGCGGGAACGCACGACGCGCACGGGTTGTCGGAGCGGGCGGCGCAGGAAGAGGGGCTGGGACGCTGGGACGCCGCGGCGCGCCTGTACGCGCTGACCTTTCGCGCGTCGGTGATGGACCGCGACCTGGGCGCCGCGGCGGATGCCCTGCGCGGCCAGGCCCGCGTGCGCAACCACCAGCGCCGCCACGAAGAGGCCGAAGAGCTGGCGCTGCTCAGCCTGGAGATCGCCGAGCGGAACGGACTTCCCCAGGCCGCCGCCCGGGCGGTGAACGTGCTGGGCGTCATCCGCCACTCCACGGGCGACTGGGCGGGCGCGCGGCCGCTATACGCGCAGGCGCTGAACCTGGCGCTCGACCTGGGCGACGACGACCTGGCGGGGCTGGCATGCCAGAACGCGGGGGTGGTGGCGCACCTTCGCGGCGAGCTGTACGACGCGCGCACGCTGTACCTGGAAAGCATCGGCTCGTTCGTGCGTTCCGGAAACAGCGTCAACTGCATGAACGCCTACCACAACCTGGGCATCGTCAGCGTGTACCTGGGGGAGTGGCTGGAGGCGGAGGTGTTCTTCAGCCGGGGGATCGAAATCGGCGAGCGGACGTCCAACGCCCCGGGGCTGGCGCGGCTGTACATGAACCGCTCGCACCCGCTGATCCAGGTAGCCGAGCTTTCCCGCGCCATCGCGACGGTGAACCGCGCAGAGGAAGAAGCCAGGATCGTCGAGGACCGCGCCACCCTGGCTGACGTCGAGCGGTTCCGGGGGATGCTGGCGCGGATGGAAGGCCGGGCTGCCGATGCGGACCTGCACCTGGCCAGGGCGCTCGCGATGGCCGAGGGCGAGGGGACGGGCTTCGTGCGCGGCGGGATCTTCTGGGAGTTCGCCCGCCTGCGTGCGCACCAGGATCGACCCGGCGAAGCCCGCGGCTTCTACGGCCGGGCGGCGGCGGCATTCGGCGCGGTGGGGGCGCGGTACTACGAACAGGCGGTGACGGGCGAGCTGGAGGCACTGGCCCGGTGA
- a CDS encoding HD domain-containing protein translates to MIPDLDPKLGRQLAFIMELDRLKGILRQTRVLDGARQENSAEHSWHLALCAVVLAEHAPGGLDLSRVLKMVLVHDVVEIDAGDAFCYDADANVGKEERERMAAERIFGLLPGEQGSELRGLWEEFEAGVSADARFAVALDRLQPLLLNFAGEGGSWRQHSVTHDQVMVRMAPIQHGAPELWPAVVRLLDEAVARGYLAPAPG, encoded by the coding sequence ATGATCCCCGACCTCGATCCCAAGCTGGGCCGGCAGCTCGCGTTCATCATGGAGCTGGACCGGCTGAAGGGCATCCTGCGGCAGACGCGTGTGCTGGATGGAGCGCGGCAGGAAAACAGTGCCGAGCACTCGTGGCACCTGGCGCTCTGCGCGGTCGTCCTGGCGGAGCACGCGCCGGGGGGCCTGGACCTGTCGCGCGTGCTGAAGATGGTGCTGGTGCACGACGTAGTGGAGATCGACGCGGGAGACGCCTTCTGCTACGATGCGGACGCCAACGTGGGCAAGGAAGAACGCGAGCGGATGGCGGCGGAGCGCATCTTCGGGCTCTTGCCCGGGGAGCAGGGGAGCGAGCTGCGGGGGCTGTGGGAGGAGTTCGAGGCCGGCGTCTCGGCCGACGCGCGGTTCGCCGTGGCGCTGGACCGGCTGCAGCCGCTGCTCCTCAATTTCGCCGGCGAGGGTGGAAGCTGGCGCCAGCACAGCGTGACGCACGACCAGGTGATGGTGCGCATGGCACCAATCCAACACGGCGCTCCGGAACTCTGGCCCGCCGTCGTGCGATTGCTGGACGAGGCGGTCGCGCGCGGCTACCTGGCGCCTGCACCGGGGTGA
- a CDS encoding acyl-CoA thioesterase, whose protein sequence is MAENETPAGKTARESASTLSESMMPDQLNHHGNVFGGEILALVDKCGGVVARRHARSPVVTVAVDRVEFRQPIYASDFVEAHGRLTHVGRTSMEVMVTVEAEQIETGRRRCTNICYLTYVALDKLNGKPAAVPPLILETDEDRRLHAAAERRRERRIADEDGE, encoded by the coding sequence ATGGCTGAGAACGAAACACCCGCGGGCAAGACGGCGCGCGAGTCCGCGTCCACGCTCTCGGAGAGCATGATGCCGGACCAGCTGAACCACCACGGAAACGTGTTCGGCGGCGAAATCCTGGCCCTGGTGGACAAGTGCGGCGGCGTGGTGGCGCGGCGGCACGCGCGGTCGCCCGTCGTGACCGTGGCGGTGGACCGCGTGGAGTTCCGCCAGCCCATCTACGCCAGCGACTTCGTGGAGGCGCACGGCCGGCTGACGCACGTGGGCCGCACGTCCATGGAGGTGATGGTGACGGTGGAGGCCGAGCAGATCGAGACGGGCCGGCGCCGCTGCACCAACATCTGCTACCTGACGTACGTGGCGCTCGACAAGCTGAACGGCAAGCCCGCGGCCGTCCCCCCGCTGATCCTGGAAACCGACGAAGACCGCCGGCTTCACGCCGCGGCCGAGCGCCGGCGCGAGCGGAGGATCGCGGACGAGGACGGCGAATGA
- a CDS encoding sensor histidine kinase, which produces EITSRDTRLALTLAGRSGELERANEELRWSAAAKDRFFASVSHELRTPLNAILGYNALLLDGVVGQVPPESQAFLQRAQRATHNLLFLVNDVLDLSKMEAGKLELVIQPVSLYEVVDEAMSTVEPQAREKGLVVAVTPAVPLPPVSADADRVRQILVNLLSNAIKFTDQGTVSVSIARVEDAGEARRWAELRVSDTGPGIAPEDRERIFHEFEQVSGAAARGGTGLGLPISRKLARLLGGELRVESQPGRGSTFILRLPADG; this is translated from the coding sequence CGAGATCACCTCGCGCGACACCCGGCTGGCGCTCACGCTGGCGGGGCGGTCGGGAGAGCTGGAGCGGGCCAACGAGGAGCTGCGGTGGAGCGCCGCCGCCAAGGACCGTTTCTTCGCCTCGGTCAGCCACGAGCTGCGCACCCCGCTGAACGCCATCCTGGGATACAACGCGCTGCTGCTGGACGGGGTGGTGGGGCAGGTGCCGCCGGAGTCGCAGGCGTTCCTTCAGCGCGCGCAGCGGGCCACGCACAACCTGCTCTTCCTGGTGAACGACGTGCTGGACCTTTCCAAGATGGAGGCGGGCAAGCTGGAGCTGGTCATTCAGCCCGTGTCGCTGTACGAGGTGGTGGACGAGGCCATGTCGACGGTGGAGCCGCAGGCGCGGGAGAAGGGGCTGGTGGTCGCCGTCACCCCCGCGGTTCCGCTCCCCCCCGTGTCGGCCGACGCCGACCGGGTGCGGCAGATCCTGGTGAACCTGCTTTCCAACGCCATCAAGTTCACGGACCAGGGCACCGTCAGCGTTTCCATCGCGCGGGTGGAGGACGCGGGCGAGGCCCGGCGGTGGGCGGAGCTGCGGGTGAGCGACACGGGCCCGGGGATCGCGCCCGAGGACCGGGAGCGCATCTTCCACGAGTTCGAGCAGGTGTCGGGCGCGGCGGCGCGGGGCGGCACGGGGCTGGGGCTGCCCATTTCGCGCAAGCTGGCGCGGCTGCTGGGCGGCGAGCTGCGGGTGGAAAGCCAGCCCGGGCGCGGCTCCACCTTCATCCTGCGGCTCCCGGCCGATGGTTGA